Proteins from one Candidatus Omnitrophota bacterium genomic window:
- the atpA gene encoding F0F1 ATP synthase subunit alpha yields the protein MALRPEEVTAIIKKELDKYKTRLRVESVGTVLQIGDGIALVYGLDDAMVGELVQFPGNIMGMVLNLEEDKVGIVILGSEKAIREGDTVKRTGKIVQVPVGSALLGRVVNALGEPIDGKGPVATNKHRPIESPAPGIVDRQPVNTPLQTGIKAVDSMIPIGRGQRELVIADRQTGKTAIAVDTIINQKGKGVYCIYVAIGQKMSNIVAISETLEKYGAKEYTVIVSASSRAAASLQYIAPYSGCAIAEEFMYSGKDVYVVYDDLSKHAQAYRQLSLLLRRPPGREAYPGDIFYLHSRLLERSAKLTDKLGGGSITAIPIIETQAGDLTGYIPTNLISITDGQIYLESDLFYAGVRPAINVGLSVSRVGGKAQTKAMKQVAGRLRIDLAQYRELVTFTQFGTELDKATQAQLTRGERMVEILKQPQYSPLPMAKQVMIIYTGTNGYLDDLPIASMLKFEAEFYAYMDKNYPEIEIEIEAKGTLDDSIKTRLNTAIAAFKSEFKQTYKI from the coding sequence ATGGCGCTTAGACCTGAAGAAGTAACCGCGATTATAAAAAAAGAACTCGATAAGTACAAGACCCGCTTGCGTGTAGAATCGGTCGGCACCGTCCTGCAGATAGGCGACGGGATAGCGCTGGTATACGGGCTGGATGACGCGATGGTGGGCGAGCTCGTCCAATTCCCGGGCAATATCATGGGGATGGTTTTAAACCTCGAAGAAGATAAAGTTGGTATTGTTATATTGGGCTCCGAAAAGGCGATACGCGAAGGAGACACGGTAAAGCGAACGGGTAAGATAGTACAAGTGCCGGTCGGTTCGGCGCTTCTCGGCAGGGTTGTAAATGCGCTCGGCGAGCCTATCGACGGGAAAGGCCCCGTCGCTACGAATAAACACAGGCCGATAGAAAGCCCGGCGCCGGGGATAGTAGATCGCCAGCCGGTTAATACACCGCTCCAGACAGGCATAAAAGCCGTCGATTCCATGATACCGATAGGCCGGGGACAGCGCGAGCTCGTCATAGCCGACAGGCAGACGGGCAAAACCGCCATAGCGGTCGATACCATTATAAATCAAAAAGGCAAAGGCGTATATTGCATCTATGTGGCTATCGGGCAAAAAATGTCGAATATCGTCGCCATAAGCGAAACCCTGGAAAAATACGGCGCCAAAGAATACACGGTCATAGTGAGCGCTTCTTCGCGCGCCGCCGCGTCGTTGCAATATATCGCACCTTATTCTGGATGCGCCATAGCCGAGGAGTTCATGTATAGCGGCAAGGACGTATATGTGGTCTACGACGATCTTTCCAAACACGCCCAGGCATACCGGCAGTTGTCGCTTCTTCTGCGCAGGCCGCCCGGCAGGGAAGCTTATCCGGGCGACATATTTTATCTGCATTCGCGCCTTCTTGAGCGTTCCGCAAAATTGACAGACAAGCTCGGCGGCGGATCTATAACGGCCATACCTATTATAGAAACGCAGGCGGGAGATCTTACTGGATACATACCAACTAACCTCATCTCTATCACTGACGGGCAGATATATCTGGAGAGCGATCTTTTCTATGCAGGCGTCCGTCCGGCAATCAATGTAGGCCTTTCGGTATCGAGGGTTGGCGGCAAAGCCCAGACAAAGGCGATGAAGCAGGTAGCCGGCCGCCTCAGGATAGACTTGGCGCAGTACAGGGAGCTTGTTACATTCACGCAGTTCGGAACCGAGCTGGATAAGGCGACGCAGGCACAGCTTACGCGCGGCGAGCGCATGGTCGAGATACTGAAACAACCTCAATACTCACCGCTTCCGATGGCCAAGCAGGTAATGATAATTTACACCGGAACAAACGGCTACCTCGACGATCTGCCGATCGCAAGTATGCTGAAGTTCGAGGCGGAGTTTTATGCTTACATGGACAAGAATTATCCCGAGATAGAGATCGAGATAGAGGCTAAGGGTACTCTCGATGATTCTATAAAAACACGGCTCAACACAGCCATAGCGGCATTTAAGTCGGAGTTTAAACAGACGTATAAAATATGA
- the atpH gene encoding ATP synthase F1 subunit delta — protein sequence MDGDILAKRYGDAFLAFAKDGCGVKKGVEDMEIVNRLLAANPDLERFLLTPGIDRNEKFQLLENVTRNGLSGEIGYFLRLLLEKSRFDKFGFIANYVRRTYSHGIEVDALLKVSYPLETDMIRQIKTVVEEKMHKKLHMYIELDPDILGGIYLKIGNMLIDGSIKRRLEDMRAKLLAMKVVPAHDNLGEAYGA from the coding sequence GTGGACGGCGACATACTGGCAAAAAGATACGGCGACGCGTTTCTTGCATTCGCAAAAGACGGGTGCGGTGTAAAAAAGGGCGTGGAGGACATGGAGATCGTCAATAGATTACTCGCCGCGAATCCCGACCTCGAAAGATTCCTGCTGACGCCAGGGATCGATCGGAACGAAAAATTTCAGCTTTTGGAAAACGTAACGAGAAACGGCCTTTCCGGGGAGATTGGTTATTTCCTGAGGCTTCTTTTAGAAAAGAGCCGGTTCGATAAATTCGGCTTTATAGCCAACTATGTGCGGAGGACTTATTCGCACGGCATAGAAGTTGATGCACTGCTTAAGGTCAGCTATCCTCTCGAAACAGATATGATACGTCAGATAAAAACCGTCGTAGAAGAGAAGATGCATAAAAAATTACACATGTATATAGAACTCGACCCTGATATATTGGGCGGTATTTACTTAAAAATCGGAAATATGCTGATTGACGGCTCGATAAAAAGACGGCTTGAGGATATGAGGGCAAAACTACTGGCGATGAAAGTGGTGCCTGCCCATGACAATTTAGGGGAGGCTTATGGCGCTTAG